One Pecten maximus chromosome 7, xPecMax1.1, whole genome shotgun sequence genomic window carries:
- the LOC117330525 gene encoding uncharacterized protein LOC117330525 has product MSLVLMTWGILFCSVIDYTSADAIQLILVNNASCSLVIDYLNEFDSCQLNWEGDVLPPNCQLRFNAKSIIASERRDKYKVCVETFEYHITKCNLKMKYYSEGKHGTIQEHSSGTSQQHKFCAAEGDTLLIGLSSTVPSDSSFQLMVTAVKTYTHEEKNLYLVYIVVASLSLLCIMISCIIILVVCKKQKQAQHSRTGSQTTTPYNASMVQGAFPSDGIYNQGYVNTEKDLYQHEITIRPPEYSEKEDKTNPPPYTTVSEHATLS; this is encoded by the exons ATGTCCCTGGTGTTGATGACGTGGGGAATACTGTTTTGTAGTGTAATTGACTACACATCGGCTGATGCCA TACAGTTGATACTCGTTAACAATGCTTCATGCTCTTTAGTGATTGATTACCTGAATGAGTTTGATTCCTGTCAGTTAAACTGGGAGGGTGATGTACTTCCCCCGAACTGTCAACTCCGTTTTAACGCGAAGAGCATCATAGCCTCAGAGAGACGCGACAAATACAAAGTCTGTGTGGAGACCTTCGAATATCATATCACAAAATGCAATTTGAAAATGAAGTATTATTCAGAAGGCAAACATGGCACAATccag GAACATAGCAGCGGAACTTCACAACAACACAAGTTTTGTGCTGCAGAAGGAGACACGTTGTTGATAGGATTGTCCAGTACGGTTCCATCCGACTCTTCCTTCCAGCTGATGGTAACTGCAGTGAAAACTTACACCC ATGAGGAGAAGAACTTGTATCTAGTATACATTGTGGTCGCCAGTCTgtccctcctgtgtataatgatatccTGTATCATAATCCTGGTGGTATGTAAGAAACAGAAACAGGCCCAACACTCCAGGACTGGGAGCCAAACCACGACTCCATATAATGCCTCCATGGTACAAGGTGCTTTCCCCTCCGATGGTATCTATAACCAGGGATACGTCAACACAGAGAAAG atCTCTATCAACATGAAATAACCATCAGGCCTCCAGAATACTCGGAGAAGGAGGACAAGACAAACCCACCTCCCTACACGACAGTTAGTGAGCATGCAACACTATCGTGA
- the LOC117330527 gene encoding uncharacterized protein LOC117330527 has product MSQVFVTLVILFYSVIDYTSADAKYLQILNNASCSQGIDVLNEYRYYQLNWDGGVLSPHCKLGFNLDSSISSDTHDKVCVDTYTYQITECHFTLKYYSYRKRDTIQEYSCRSSEPPRFCAEEGDTLWIEMSTSVPSDSSFQLRVRAVNTYTYKAEMNKITLYSIIGGMSLSFACLLCTIIAVVRKKYKHFRLSRITFNEYMAQHASSSSGNRNQGNVNTDEDLNQPDVTIKPPQYSEKADQYSPPPYPGLNDNVTQE; this is encoded by the exons ATGTCTCAGGTGTTTGTGACGTTGGTGATTCTGTTTTATAGTGTTATTGACTACACATCGGCTGATGCCA AATATCTGCAAATTCTTAACAATGCTTCCTGCTCTCAAGGGATTGATGTCCTTAATGAGTATAGATACTACCAGTTAAATTGGGACGGTGGTGTACTGTCCCCTCACTGTAAACTCGGTTTCAACTTGGATAGCTCCATATCGTCAGACACTCATGATAAAGTCTGCGTGGACACATACACATACCAAATCACAGAATGCCATTTCACACTGAAGTATTATTCATACAGAAAACGTGACACAATCcag GAATACAGCTGCAGATCCTCCGAACCGCCCAGGTTTTGTGCTGAAGAAGGAGACACGTTGTGGATAGAAATGTCCACTTCGGTTCCATCCGACTCTTCTTTTCAGCTGAGAGTAAGGGCAGTAAATACTTACACTTATA AGGCGGAAATGAACAAGATTACCCTATACAGTATAATTGGTGGAATGTCCCTCTCGTTTGCCTGCCTTTTATGTACCATAATCGCCGTTGTGCGTAAGAAGTACAAACATTTCCGACTCTCCAGGATTACATTTAATGAATACATGGCACAACATGCCTCTTCCTCAAGTGGTAACCGTAACCAGGGAAACGTCAACACTGATGAAG ATCTCAATCAACCTGACGTAACCATCAAACCTCCACAATATTCGGAGAAGGCAGACCAGTACAGCCCGCCTCCCTACCCTGGACTTAACGACAATGTAACACAAGAGTGA